In the Elizabethkingia bruuniana genome, GACAGACAATAAGATAGGCTTATTCTTCAATGATATAGCTAAAGTTGACTGGAACAAACATTTGCCTAAAATGTATGACTTCTGGGAATCGATTCTTTTTGGACAGATGACCTATAAAGGCAACCCTATGCGCATGCATTTTCCGGTTAATGAAATAAAAGCCATCGAGAAGGAACATTTTGAGCATTGGATAAAGCTGTGGACAGAAACAGTAGAAGAGAATTTCTCCGGAAAAAATGCAGATTTAGCGATATACAAAGCCAATAACATTGCAAGTCTTATGGCCTATAAAATGGAAATGGCCCGAAGACTCTAAATATTCCCCTTAAGATAATCCTGCCTCAGATCTTCATCCAATCTTTCAATAGCATAGCGAAGGCTTGTTCTCGGCATTTCTTTATAGTGCTTGTTGAGGAAATTCAACATTACACTTTCATCCTTCTTCCCTATTTCCCGAAGCATCCAACCATTAGCTTTATGCATCAAATCATGCGGATGTTTCAGATTATTGAGTATTAGCTTCTGTGTAAGCTCGTAATGTTTATTCTTTATAAACCAGAACGAACCCACAACTGCTACTCTCTTCTTCCACATATTCTCATCCGAGGAAAGCCTGTATAATATTTCCTCCTCGCTATTGTGAAAAGCATAATCGCCCAATATTTTATGTGCAGAAGAGTCTACAATATCCCAGTTGTTCACATATTTAAGATGATCGAGATAAAAATCTGCCAACTTTCTTTTTTCTGTAGTGCTTTTTGCCTTTTCATATTTGGCAACCAGAATAAGGATTGCTGTTAAACGCATCTCGTGTACCTCAGATTTCAACACCTCCGAAAGCTCTTCCAGTGAAATCTCTTTATAAAATTCTTTCGCTACACTTCGCTGATCCGGAACAGAAACACCATAGAATATATCTCCTTCTCCATACTCTCCTTTACCGGTTTTGAAATACCGCGGCATCTGAACAGCTCTTTCTGGTGTAGAAAGCATTTGAAGAGCCTCTTCTATCTGTTGTCCTATATGATCCGCTTTTCCTTTCATATGCTATTATTCTGAAATATGTTCCTGCTCCATCTCTTCGTTTGCAATCTTCTTAGGATTGGCTACCTTACCAATAGTAAGTCCTTGAACTATAATAGAAAATACCACAACAAAGTAAGTAATACTAAGAATAGCTGTACTGTATTCGTTCTTTGGAATAGACATCGCCAAGGCAATGGAGACTCCACCCCGAATTCCACCCCATATCAAAACCTTAATCGTTTGCGGACTGAATCGGCTTCTGAAAGACATAAACTGTGTTGGCCCCCATATAGAAATAACTCTGGCTAACAATACTACGGCAATGGCTATAATTCCAGGGATTACAAAGTTCTGAAGATCCTTTATCATTAAAAGTTCAAAACCTATAAAAAGGAACAAAACGGCATTCAGAATTTCATCTATCAGCTCCCAGAATTTAATAAGGTAATCCTGGGTAACAGATTTCATCTTGAAATTAACATTGAAATTCCCCATGAACAAACCTGCAGCAACCATCGTTAATGGCCCTGAAATATGTAATTGCCGTGCAATAAGATAACCTCCCATTACTACAGACAGTGTAACCAGTACCGATATAATGTAATCGTCTACTTCTCTCATCAGTCGGGAAGTAACCCAACCTAACAAAACGCCGAGTAACAATCCGCCGCCGGCTTCATGCAGTAATAAAAGAGAGATATTCTCTATTCCAAGATCCACTTCTTTACCCACCGCCAACTGCAGTACCACTGTAAAAACAACGACAGCCATACCATCATTAAATAACGATTCTCCGGCAACCTTTGTTTCGAGCGATTTAGACACTTTTGCCTGTTTCAGAATACTGAGTACCGCCACAGGATCAGTTGGTGAAATCAAGGCCCCAAATACAAGGCAATACAGGAAAGGAATATGTACCCCTACAAGCGGAAAGATATAATAAACTCCAAAACCTACCACAAAGGTGGAGATCACCACACCTACTGTTGAAAATATAAAAACAGGTCGAAACTGTTCTTTGAGGTCATTGATATTAATATGGATTCCTCCGGCAAATAATAAAAAGTTAAGCATTGCACCCATCAGTACCTCTGTAAAATCAATACTATCCATCAGGCGGTTTAGCCTCACAAATGTTTTAGGCAGTACACTCTCTCCGAATATTACCAGAAATGTAGAAACAACAATGGCAATAACCATAATCCCAATTGTACTTGGAAGTTTCAGAAATCGGTAATTGATATAGGCAAAAATAGATGCCAGCACTATGAGTGCAGAAAACGAATAATATAACTCCATCCTTCTTTTTTCTTCTTGTTGTGTTTTTTAGTTTATTTATTATTCTACTTCTTCATCGTCATAGTATTCGAAAAGGAAATCGTTATATGGGAATCTTGAGATATGAATTTTCAGTACCTCATCATAAATCATTTTCTTCATCTCGGGGAAATTCTCCTTTGTAAGAGCAGAAATGAAAACGGTAGGATGTTTAGATTTTGCCATCCATGTATTTTTCCATTCTTCCAAGGAAACATTTTTCCGGGTAGCTGGTGTCAGATCATCTTCCGCTTTTTTCTCATAGCTGAAGTCATCAATTTTATTAAACACCATCAATACAGGCTTCTTATGAGCATCTATTTCCTGTAAAATTTCGTTTACTGAATTAACGTGGTCTTCAAAGCTTTCATGTGAAATATCTACAACGTGAATCAATAAGTCTGCCTCACGTACCTCATCCAATGTTGATTTGAAAGATTCTACCAGCTGTGTCGGCAGCTTACGAATGAATCCTACAGTATCTGTTAACAGGAAAGGAAGATTTCCTATTACTACTTTTCTTACTGTGGTATCCAGTGTTGCAAAAAGCTTGTTTTCTGCAAATACTTCAGATTTAGATAAGGAATTCATCAGAGTAGATTTCCCCACATTGGTATAACCTACCAGAGCAACACGAACCATTTTTCCACGGTTATTTCTCTGGGTTGCCATCTGACGGTCTATTGTTTTCAGTTTATCTTTTAATAAAGATATTCTGTCACGGATAATACGACGGTCAGTTTCAATCTCAGTTTCACCAGGTCCTCTCATCCCGATACCACCACGCTGACGCTCCAAGTGGGTCCACATCCTAGTAAGACGTGGTAATAGATACTCGTATTGTGCAAGTTCTACCTGCGTTCTTGCGTAGGATGTCTGAGCACGTTGAGCAAAAATATCCAGAATAAGATTGGTCCTGTCCAGAATCTTAACTTCTATATCTCTTTCCAGATTCTTTAACTGAGAAGGAGAAAGTTCATCATCAAAAATAACAGTTCCTATCTCATTTTCCTTTACATAGTCTCGTATTTCTTCAGCTTTACCTTTTCCTACAAATGTTTTGGAGTCCGGTTGGGACATTTTCTGAGTAAATCTTTTTTCGACTGTAGCTCCTGCTGTATAAGCAAGAAACTCCAGTTCGTCCATATATTCTTTTAGTTTTTCCTCATCCTGATCTTTGGTAATAAGACCTACCAAGACTGCCTTTTCATACTGATGTTCTTTTTTTTCTAGCATATACAAAAATAAGAATTGTGAAATAAAGTTTACAGAATTAAATATAAAACATATTTTAACCCTTAGTAACACAGTTATGTATAATTATACTTTTTATTAATTTTAAAGTGTTATGAGAGACGAAATACAAATATTAAAAGATTATTTACAAAAGGTATTAAAATTAGAATACCTGCCGGAGGAGAACCCCGGAAATCTGTGCTTTGTACACGAAAATCCGGAGCTCAGAAATGAGTTCCGGATAGGTTTTTCTAATAGCGATTTGCTAAAATATTTTAAAAATATGGCAACCTGTGATAAGGACGCTGATATATTTCTGATAAGCCCTCATGAAATAATGCTTCCTAGAAATGCTGATATATTTTGGCAGATAGTTTCTTCTGACTAATCCCAGTCCGCTGCCACAAACTTCATTTCCTCTCCGTCTCTGTTTCTTAGTGTAAGAAAATGCCCTTCTACACTATAAAACTTCATTGTTGGAAAAAGAGCTATAAACTGATTTTCTAAATCAAGGTGATTTGGACAAAACATTTTTGTTCCGGAAACACCGGACACATACAGCTTATTCCCGTTTAATTCATTCAATTGGAATCTTAGATTATTACACCCCATAAAAGCGGAGTAACCCACAGTACCAGGTTCTTTGGTTGTTAAATCTACAGATGCTTTTGCATGTATAAGTTCATCCTTAGAAAATTCCTTCATAGAAACAAGCATCCATTGTCGTTTAAGGTTGGTGCTTATTTCTTTCTGAGTGACTGCGCACCCAGTAACACACATCGTTACCAGCATAAATCCAATAACGGCTAAAATTCTTTTCATTAATTGTTGTCTTTGTTTGTTTTATCATAGTTGTATCCCACTGACATCTCCATTCCATATTCAAAATGATAAGTCATCGGAACTCCGTTTCTCGTAGCAGGACTCCAGATTTTTTTTATTCTTTTAAATGTCCTCATTGCTTCCCATACAAAACTCTGCTCCATAATTTTTGGCCATACTGTAAGATTGTTCATTTCTCCTTTTTCATTGATATCGAAGTTCAATAGAATTCCCCCTTGAATATCAAAATCCCTGAAAATGGCGTAAAATTCTCTATGAATTGTATTAATCATAACAGACTTACCACCCGGAAACTCTGGTAGTTTAAAGTTTTCCACAGAATTAAGCCCATCTTTGTAATTCCCGAATAAGTCATACGGGAAAATAAAAATCTCGGCTATGGCCGGAACCTGCCTCCCATGATACACTCCGGGATTCCAGTTTTTAAGATCTTTTACAACATTATTAGC is a window encoding:
- a CDS encoding group III truncated hemoglobin, which produces MNDLETREDIELLVNKFYHKIQTDNKIGLFFNDIAKVDWNKHLPKMYDFWESILFGQMTYKGNPMRMHFPVNEIKAIEKEHFEHWIKLWTETVEENFSGKNADLAIYKANNIASLMAYKMEMARRL
- the hflX gene encoding GTPase HflX, producing the protein MLEKKEHQYEKAVLVGLITKDQDEEKLKEYMDELEFLAYTAGATVEKRFTQKMSQPDSKTFVGKGKAEEIRDYVKENEIGTVIFDDELSPSQLKNLERDIEVKILDRTNLILDIFAQRAQTSYARTQVELAQYEYLLPRLTRMWTHLERQRGGIGMRGPGETEIETDRRIIRDRISLLKDKLKTIDRQMATQRNNRGKMVRVALVGYTNVGKSTLMNSLSKSEVFAENKLFATLDTTVRKVVIGNLPFLLTDTVGFIRKLPTQLVESFKSTLDEVREADLLIHVVDISHESFEDHVNSVNEILQEIDAHKKPVLMVFNKIDDFSYEKKAEDDLTPATRKNVSLEEWKNTWMAKSKHPTVFISALTKENFPEMKKMIYDEVLKIHISRFPYNDFLFEYYDDEEVE
- a CDS encoding energy transducer TonB gives rise to the protein MKSQLLLVFTLMCNLFFSQSSEKLKEFVLDKYPDDQVFYKGGLKAFYHDVHNVIVQNKIKACGQDDPNQYYKLKLKIYPDGRTEKLKNVDSLINAKNECARVLANNVVKDLKNWNPGVYHGRQVPAIAEIFIFPYDLFGNYKDGLNSVENFKLPEFPGGKSVMINTIHREFYAIFRDFDIQGGILLNFDINEKGEMNNLTVWPKIMEQSFVWEAMRTFKRIKKIWSPATRNGVPMTYHFEYGMEMSVGYNYDKTNKDNN
- a CDS encoding cation:proton antiporter, translated to MELYYSFSALIVLASIFAYINYRFLKLPSTIGIMVIAIVVSTFLVIFGESVLPKTFVRLNRLMDSIDFTEVLMGAMLNFLLFAGGIHININDLKEQFRPVFIFSTVGVVISTFVVGFGVYYIFPLVGVHIPFLYCLVFGALISPTDPVAVLSILKQAKVSKSLETKVAGESLFNDGMAVVVFTVVLQLAVGKEVDLGIENISLLLLHEAGGGLLLGVLLGWVTSRLMREVDDYIISVLVTLSVVMGGYLIARQLHISGPLTMVAAGLFMGNFNVNFKMKSVTQDYLIKFWELIDEILNAVLFLFIGFELLMIKDLQNFVIPGIIAIAVVLLARVISIWGPTQFMSFRSRFSPQTIKVLIWGGIRGGVSIALAMSIPKNEYSTAILSITYFVVVFSIIVQGLTIGKVANPKKIANEEMEQEHISE
- a CDS encoding META domain-containing protein — its product is MKRILAVIGFMLVTMCVTGCAVTQKEISTNLKRQWMLVSMKEFSKDELIHAKASVDLTTKEPGTVGYSAFMGCNNLRFQLNELNGNKLYVSGVSGTKMFCPNHLDLENQFIALFPTMKFYSVEGHFLTLRNRDGEEMKFVAADWD
- a CDS encoding DNA alkylation repair protein, coding for MKGKADHIGQQIEEALQMLSTPERAVQMPRYFKTGKGEYGEGDIFYGVSVPDQRSVAKEFYKEISLEELSEVLKSEVHEMRLTAILILVAKYEKAKSTTEKRKLADFYLDHLKYVNNWDIVDSSAHKILGDYAFHNSEEEILYRLSSDENMWKKRVAVVGSFWFIKNKHYELTQKLILNNLKHPHDLMHKANGWMLREIGKKDESVMLNFLNKHYKEMPRTSLRYAIERLDEDLRQDYLKGNI